A genome region from Vulpes lagopus strain Blue_001 chromosome 7, ASM1834538v1, whole genome shotgun sequence includes the following:
- the LOC121496231 gene encoding T-cell-specific guanine nucleotide triphosphate-binding protein 2-like isoform X1: MGQSSSTPSHKTGGDLASSFGKFFKDFKLESKILSQETITSIEKHLKEGNLQKAVSDINKALKDIDNAPLSIAVTGESGAGKSSFINALRGVGHDEEGAAPTGPVETTFDRTEYKHRKFPNVTLWDLPGVGTTTFHPQEYLEKMKFCEYDFFIIISSTRFTINDAQLATAIRKMKKNFYFVRSKVDSDLYNLKRIKRSDFNKDEILLKIRNDCITQLQNVKVCDPQVFLVSSLDLSSYDFQSLETTLLKELPAHKRHIFMQYLPNITESAIDRKRDSLKQKVWLEAVKAGATATIPFMGLISDNEVEKLEETLYLYRSYFGLDDASLETIAKDLNVSVEKLKANLKCPHLLSVEKEDESLGEKLLRYVEKICSVSGGLIATGVYFRKIFYLQNYFLEAVVSDAKVLLNKEEIFKEPVGSGQTYLLQDVGVENRKSDATSS; this comes from the coding sequence ATGGGTCAGTCCTCTTCCACACCGTCTCATAAAACAGGTGGTGATTTGGCCTCCAGTTTTGGCAAgttttttaaggactttaaacTGGAAAGCAAAATCCTTTCTCAAGAGACCATCACTTCGATTGAAAAACACTTGAAGGAGGGGAACCTTCAGAAAGCAGTGTCTGATATTAATAAGGCACTGAAAGACATTGACAATGCCCCTCTGAGCATTGCTGTGACTGGGGAGTCTGGGGCAGGGAAGTCCAGTTTCATCAATGCCCTGCGGGGAGTAGGGCATGATGAAGAAGGGGCTGCCCCCACTGGGCCAGTGGAGACAACTTTTGACAGAACCGAATACAAACACAGGAAGTTTCCCAATGTGACATTATGGGACCTGCCAGGTGTAGGGACCACTACATTTCACCCACAAGAGtatttggagaaaatgaaattttgtgaGTATGATTTCTTTATAATCATCTCTTCCACACGCTTCACAATCAATGATGCACAACTGGCTACAgcaattagaaaaatgaagaaaaatttctaCTTTGTCCGATCTAAAGTGGACAGTGATTTATATAATCTAAAAAGAATTAAACGCAGTGATTTCAATAAGGATGAAATCCTGCTAAAGATCCGCAATGACTGTATAACTCAGTTGCAGAATGTCAAAGTGTGTGACCCTCAGGTCTTCTTAGTCTCCAGCCTTGATTTGTCTAGCTATGATTTCCAAAGCCTAGAGACCACCCTTCTGAAGGAGCTCCCAGCCCACAAGCGCCACATCTTCATGCAATATCTACCGAATATTACTGAGTCTGCCATTGACCGGAAGAGGGATTCCCTGAAACAAAAGGTCTGGCTGGAGGCTGTAAAGGCTGGAGCAACGGCCACTATCCCTTTCATGGGCTTGATCAGTGATAACGAGGTGGAGAAGCTGGAGGAGACTTTATACCTCTACAGGTCTTACTTTGGGTTGGATGATGCATCCCTGGAAACCATAGCCAAGGACTTGAATGTGTCAGTGGAGAAACTCAAGGCAAACCTTAAGTGTCCCCATTTGCTATCAGTTGAGAAGGAGGATGAGTCGTTAGGGGAAAAACTACTGAGATATGTGGAAAAAATCTGTTCTGTTAGTGGAGGACTAATTGCCACTGGTGTTTACTTTAGGAAGATTTTCTActtgcaaaattattttcttgaggcTGTGGTGAGTGATGCAAAAGTTCTCCTTAAcaaagaagagatttttaaagaaccTGTAGGGTCTGGGCAAACTTATCTGCTTCAGGATGTTGGGGTTGAAAATAGGAAAAGTGATGCAACCAGCTCCTGA